The Yoonia sp. SS1-5 genome contains a region encoding:
- the rpmA gene encoding 50S ribosomal protein L27, which translates to MAHKKAGGSSRNGRDSAGRRLGVKKFGGEAVIPGNIIMRQRGTKMWPGTGVGMGKDHTIFATAEGAVKFHKGLKGRTFISVLPVAEAAE; encoded by the coding sequence ATGGCACATAAAAAAGCAGGCGGTTCATCCCGTAACGGGCGCGACTCAGCTGGTCGTCGCCTTGGTGTAAAGAAATTCGGCGGCGAAGCCGTGATCCCCGGTAACATCATCATGCGCCAGCGTGGCACAAAGATGTGGCCAGGCACAGGCGTTGGCATGGGCAAGGATCATACGATCTTTGCAACCGCCGAAGGCGCCGTGAAATTTCATAAAGGCCTGAAAGGCCGCACCTTTATTTCGGTTCTCCCAGTGGCGGAGGCCGCTGAATAA
- a CDS encoding MBL fold metallo-hydrolase, producing MQAAPFEPEPGKPHPLAPGLQLVLAPNPSPMTERGTNTYLLGTDALVVIDPGPADSVHLQALLRTIAGRPVRYILLTHSHRDHSGLAPDLARETGAPVAAFGPSAAGQSDVMAALAASGHLGGGEGIDPAFTPDITLQDEQLLRVDDWALRALHTPGHMGNHMCFVWNHAVFTGDHVMGWSSSIISPPDGDLTDFMASCHKLQDIAARVYYPGHGAPIHKPMDRLAWLIAHRQTRSAEVTAALVHGPKTPATLAQTIYADLPTKMLPIAERNVLAHLIDLVRRDIVAARGGISAHAEFGLLDVENTQTRK from the coding sequence ATGCAGGCCGCCCCTTTTGAGCCCGAACCCGGCAAACCCCACCCGCTTGCGCCGGGATTGCAGCTGGTTCTGGCGCCCAACCCGTCACCAATGACCGAGCGGGGCACCAACACCTATCTGCTGGGGACGGATGCGTTGGTGGTCATTGATCCGGGGCCTGCGGATAGTGTCCATCTACAGGCGCTGCTGCGGACGATTGCCGGGCGCCCGGTACGCTATATCCTGTTGACCCACAGCCATCGCGACCATTCCGGGTTGGCCCCGGATCTGGCCCGCGAGACTGGCGCGCCCGTGGCGGCCTTCGGCCCCAGTGCTGCGGGACAAAGCGATGTGATGGCCGCATTGGCCGCCAGCGGGCATCTTGGCGGGGGGGAGGGTATCGATCCCGCCTTCACGCCGGATATCACGTTGCAGGATGAACAGCTCCTGCGCGTTGATGATTGGGCGTTGCGTGCGCTGCACACGCCGGGCCATATGGGCAATCACATGTGCTTTGTCTGGAACCATGCGGTGTTTACCGGGGATCACGTCATGGGTTGGTCCAGCTCGATCATCTCGCCGCCCGATGGGGACCTGACCGATTTCATGGCCTCCTGTCACAAACTGCAGGATATTGCGGCGCGCGTGTATTACCCGGGACATGGGGCGCCTATTCATAAGCCGATGGACCGGCTGGCGTGGTTAATCGCGCATCGGCAGACGCGCAGCGCCGAGGTGACAGCCGCGCTTGTCCATGGCCCGAAAACCCCCGCAACCCTGGCGCAGACCATCTATGCAGACCTGCCGACCAAGATGCTGCCAATCGCAGAACGCAATGTTCTGGCGCATCTGATCGACCTTGTCAGACGGGATATTGTCGCAGCAAGGGGCGGTATTTCGGCGCATGCGGAATTCGGCTTGCTGGACGTCGAAAACACGCAGACCCGTAAATAG
- a CDS encoding serine protease: MRTLIALTCCLAGLSAPLWAQADRDSARSVVQIRCATANGDMKATGFVWPEPGMIVTALHAVAGCGPGTGVVYSENFKDEVPFGAFVKVDLEADLALIQLQDDMGLPAVTHVTEQPNTRDPHVVWGYPLSAREMIDKSVEFAGGLSGGTTTLGRAFSSRDLSQLFRDQDYPTADTQILRVTSTIQPGHSGAPIFDEEGRVVAIADGGLLGGWRGINWSIPAHIYLTDLLTSDDPFPEGVSTQASLFSAYAVQEPKIVRMGAAGQAPADAAEPDDTPATVSIPTILDAMAGLGDDKLSWLPVDLAAIRPDENSWDDLRLQAHRIAGAPIPLFAPETAQILPAERPGFLEARSADGAALQISFVHEGADFDDTLQAGSAIFFARLAELGVADAPTGLSPDATDAALEYASQSWQVNPDGRDTDPFMDVTVQVNGPTFSGQVVYFDRGWDDVAETDELQAILMWVSTEALNTLASLPFDIADAVAGTAVPPAQISELRLVRRVPLADIAALFVERRDFGWKRRVVELKALLDSPQDYADLAFDVYEDRITGGTIAVPADLELVWDPALQAAVGQNENGQIRLAVALQAAADFQTAFDEGATGFLEGLTALIDWDDRSPMDCDPVVDPIMQTADCWDYFAGKDPDDGEFADLYLALNIRGNQVLGTAVYAWGDRGALSRDEEVMFQMMLIGAEYLSDFAEK; the protein is encoded by the coding sequence ATGCGCACCCTTATCGCACTTACCTGCTGCCTTGCCGGATTATCCGCCCCGCTTTGGGCGCAGGCTGATCGGGACAGCGCGCGATCGGTGGTGCAAATCCGGTGCGCGACGGCAAACGGGGATATGAAGGCCACCGGCTTTGTCTGGCCAGAGCCGGGCATGATCGTCACGGCGCTGCATGCAGTCGCCGGATGTGGCCCCGGGACCGGTGTTGTCTACAGCGAGAACTTCAAGGACGAGGTCCCGTTCGGCGCGTTTGTCAAAGTCGACCTGGAGGCCGATCTGGCCTTGATCCAATTGCAGGACGACATGGGGCTACCAGCGGTCACACATGTCACCGAGCAACCCAATACACGCGATCCGCATGTTGTCTGGGGATATCCGCTGAGCGCGCGGGAAATGATCGACAAATCCGTCGAATTTGCCGGCGGGCTGTCAGGCGGGACAACCACATTGGGGCGCGCATTCTCGTCCCGCGATCTGTCGCAACTGTTTCGGGACCAGGACTATCCGACCGCGGACACCCAGATTTTGCGGGTGACCAGCACAATCCAACCCGGCCATTCCGGCGCACCTATCTTTGACGAAGAAGGACGGGTTGTTGCCATTGCCGATGGCGGGTTGCTGGGCGGCTGGCGGGGCATCAACTGGTCGATCCCCGCACATATCTATCTGACAGATCTCTTGACGTCCGACGATCCGTTCCCGGAGGGCGTATCAACCCAGGCCAGCTTGTTCAGTGCCTATGCGGTACAGGAACCCAAAATCGTGCGCATGGGCGCTGCCGGTCAGGCGCCCGCGGACGCCGCTGAACCGGATGATACACCGGCAACCGTGAGCATACCGACGATCCTCGACGCGATGGCGGGTTTGGGCGATGACAAGCTGAGCTGGCTCCCGGTTGATTTGGCCGCAATACGCCCCGATGAGAACAGTTGGGATGACCTGCGCTTGCAGGCTCATCGGATCGCAGGAGCCCCCATACCGCTCTTCGCCCCCGAGACAGCGCAGATATTGCCGGCAGAGCGCCCCGGCTTTCTTGAGGCCCGCAGTGCTGACGGGGCGGCCCTGCAGATCAGTTTTGTCCATGAAGGGGCGGATTTCGACGATACACTGCAAGCGGGATCGGCAATTTTCTTTGCGCGCCTGGCAGAACTTGGGGTGGCAGATGCCCCCACGGGCCTGTCGCCGGATGCGACCGATGCCGCATTGGAATACGCCTCGCAAAGCTGGCAGGTGAACCCTGATGGGCGCGACACGGATCCGTTCATGGATGTGACGGTGCAGGTCAACGGGCCCACCTTCAGCGGTCAGGTCGTCTATTTTGATCGTGGCTGGGATGATGTGGCCGAGACGGATGAATTGCAGGCAATCCTGATGTGGGTGTCAACCGAGGCGCTGAATACGCTCGCCTCCCTTCCATTTGACATTGCCGACGCCGTTGCCGGGACGGCCGTGCCACCGGCCCAGATTTCCGAACTGCGACTGGTGCGCCGGGTGCCGCTGGCCGATATTGCGGCGCTTTTTGTAGAACGGCGCGATTTTGGCTGGAAACGCAGGGTTGTCGAGCTCAAGGCATTGCTGGACAGCCCGCAAGATTATGCGGATCTCGCCTTTGACGTTTACGAAGACCGGATCACGGGCGGCACGATTGCCGTCCCTGCAGATCTTGAACTGGTCTGGGATCCCGCGCTGCAAGCGGCGGTTGGGCAGAACGAAAACGGTCAGATCCGTCTGGCCGTTGCATTGCAAGCAGCCGCTGATTTTCAGACGGCCTTTGATGAGGGCGCCACGGGTTTTCTGGAAGGGCTGACCGCCCTGATCGACTGGGATGACCGCAGCCCCATGGATTGTGACCCTGTTGTTGATCCCATCATGCAGACGGCCGATTGCTGGGATTATTTTGCAGGCAAAGACCCCGATGATGGTGAATTTGCGGATTTGTACCTGGCGCTGAATATCCGGGGCAATCAGGTCCTTGGTACCGCCGTTTATGCATGGGGCGACCGGGGCGCGCTCAGCAGGGATGAAGAGGTCATGTTTCAGATGATGCTGATCGGTGCCGAGTATCTGTCGGATTTTGCTGAAAAGTAA
- a CDS encoding GNAT family protein: MTATVLRTERLVLRPPAPRNARVIARAVNNINVSRWLTRVPFPYGITDAQWFVSENQAGRFNARLIWADDIFVGTIGLDQELGYWLAQAAWGRGYATEAARAVLDDHFADGTADLVKSSHFAENTASRNVLDKLGFVDVGPCTHFSKARNAPVPGRSMELTRSRWEQAR; this comes from the coding sequence ATGACCGCGACGGTGCTGCGGACAGAACGGCTTGTTCTGCGTCCGCCAGCGCCCCGCAATGCACGGGTGATCGCGCGCGCAGTCAACAACATCAATGTCAGCCGCTGGCTGACAAGGGTGCCATTTCCCTACGGGATCACAGATGCGCAATGGTTTGTCAGTGAAAACCAGGCCGGGCGGTTCAACGCCCGCCTGATCTGGGCGGACGACATTTTTGTCGGGACAATCGGGCTGGATCAAGAGCTTGGCTACTGGCTGGCGCAAGCGGCATGGGGCCGCGGCTATGCGACAGAGGCCGCGCGGGCCGTCCTTGATGACCATTTCGCGGACGGCACGGCCGATCTGGTGAAATCAAGCCATTTCGCGGAAAACACCGCATCCCGCAACGTATTGGACAAGCTTGGCTTTGTGGACGTCGGACCATGCACGCATTTTTCCAAAGCCCGCAACGCCCCCGTTCCCGGCCGGTCCATGGAACTGACCCGCAGCAGATGGGAACAAGCGCGGTGA
- a CDS encoding NADH:flavin oxidoreductase/NADH oxidase family protein, giving the protein MADTILSKHLDLPCGVRLNNRFCKSAMTEALADARDAPTQAHQTLYERWSRGGMALQLTGNVMVDRRYLERPGNVVVEDDSVMNALRDWARAAHVGGSHIWMQISHPGRQCPIVVNTKPLSPSEEKLRILGLFGKPRAMTSDDIDDAIQRYAKTAGIAKQAGFDGVQLHAAHGYLVSQFLSPITNRRNDEWGGSLENRARFLRAIYYATRREVGPDFPIAVKLNSADFQKGGFTIEDSCQVAQWLAQDGIDLIELSGGTYEQMSFVNGTEEKLRDSTIRREAYFLEYAREVRKAVSVPIMVTGGFRSVAAMERAVTEDKIDMIGLARPLCVQPDAVAAMLDGKLDMIGIEEDGLVIGRGRLGVNAQNWLINLVNTVSRVEYYAWQMTRMSRGLRPQTIARNNAIGYFVWYLNRTTLLGLRRKFIR; this is encoded by the coding sequence ATGGCGGACACGATACTCTCGAAACATCTGGATTTGCCGTGTGGTGTGCGCCTGAACAACCGGTTTTGCAAAAGTGCCATGACCGAAGCACTGGCGGATGCCCGCGATGCACCGACACAGGCGCATCAGACACTTTATGAGCGGTGGTCGAGGGGCGGCATGGCCCTGCAACTGACGGGCAATGTCATGGTCGACAGACGTTACCTCGAGCGGCCGGGGAATGTTGTTGTCGAAGATGACAGCGTGATGAACGCACTGCGCGATTGGGCGAGAGCGGCCCACGTGGGAGGCAGCCATATCTGGATGCAAATCAGCCACCCCGGGCGGCAATGCCCGATTGTCGTGAACACAAAGCCCCTGTCCCCGTCAGAAGAAAAGCTGCGCATTCTTGGACTTTTCGGAAAACCCCGCGCGATGACATCTGACGATATCGACGATGCGATCCAGCGCTATGCAAAAACAGCGGGGATTGCGAAACAGGCTGGCTTTGACGGGGTGCAGTTACATGCAGCGCATGGGTATCTTGTCAGCCAGTTCCTTTCGCCGATCACAAACAGGCGCAATGATGAATGGGGCGGATCGCTGGAAAACCGTGCAAGGTTTTTGCGCGCGATCTACTATGCAACGCGCCGCGAGGTCGGGCCGGATTTCCCGATAGCGGTCAAGCTGAACTCGGCCGATTTCCAGAAAGGCGGATTCACCATTGAAGACAGCTGCCAGGTCGCGCAATGGCTTGCCCAGGATGGGATTGACCTGATTGAATTATCGGGCGGGACTTACGAGCAGATGAGTTTCGTGAACGGTACCGAAGAAAAGCTGCGCGACAGCACGATCCGACGCGAGGCCTATTTCCTTGAATACGCCCGCGAGGTCCGCAAGGCCGTTTCTGTCCCGATCATGGTGACAGGTGGGTTTCGAAGCGTTGCGGCGATGGAACGGGCCGTCACGGAGGACAAGATCGACATGATCGGTCTGGCGCGACCGCTTTGCGTGCAGCCCGATGCCGTGGCCGCAATGCTTGATGGCAAGCTGGACATGATCGGCATTGAGGAAGACGGTTTGGTGATCGGCCGGGGACGGCTTGGGGTGAATGCACAGAACTGGTTGATTAACCTGGTCAACACGGTCTCGCGGGTTGAATATTATGCCTGGCAAATGACCCGCATGTCGCGTGGTCTGCGCCCACAGACAATCGCGCGCAACAATGCGATTGGCTATTTTGTTTGGTATCTCAACCGAACGACGCTTTTGGGGCTGCGGCGCAAGTTCATCCGCTAG
- a CDS encoding 50S ribosomal protein L21 has product MFAVLKTGGKQYKVASGDVLRVEKLAANAGDKIQFNEILMVGSTVGTPLVEGAGVQAEVIDQIKGEKTINFVKRRRKHSSARKKGHRQQLTLVRIADILEKGADKSGVMAAVSGAGVVAAPAAKPAAKKKAAPKKEAKAEAPKAEAPKAEKPAAKKAAPKKAKAADGADDLTKISGVGPVIVKKLHGLGVTTFAQIAAWTPEDVAAMDEKLNFKGRIDRDEWLKQAAEFAKG; this is encoded by the coding sequence ATGTTTGCGGTTCTGAAAACCGGCGGCAAGCAGTATAAAGTCGCATCAGGCGACGTTCTGCGTGTCGAGAAACTGGCAGCGAATGCTGGTGACAAAATCCAATTCAACGAGATTCTCATGGTCGGCTCTACAGTGGGTACACCTTTGGTTGAGGGCGCAGGCGTCCAGGCCGAAGTGATTGACCAGATCAAAGGCGAAAAGACGATCAACTTCGTCAAGCGTCGCCGGAAGCATTCTTCCGCGCGCAAGAAAGGCCACCGTCAGCAACTCACATTGGTGCGTATTGCCGACATCCTTGAAAAAGGGGCCGACAAGTCTGGCGTGATGGCGGCTGTCTCTGGTGCAGGTGTTGTGGCCGCCCCTGCGGCAAAGCCTGCTGCCAAGAAAAAGGCAGCACCAAAGAAAGAAGCCAAAGCCGAGGCACCCAAAGCCGAGGCACCTAAGGCTGAAAAGCCAGCCGCCAAAAAGGCCGCGCCAAAGAAAGCGAAAGCCGCTGACGGTGCCGATGATCTGACAAAGATCAGCGGCGTTGGCCCAGTGATCGTGAAAAAGCTTCACGGTCTTGGTGTCACAACATTCGCGCAGATCGCAGCATGGACCCCAGAGGATGTTGCGGCTATGGATGAGAAACTGAACTTCAAAGGTCGTATCGACCGCGATGAGTGGCTCAAGCAAGCCGCAGAATTCGCTAAAGGTTAA
- a CDS encoding ATP-binding protein: protein MFGWLKNYMPRGLYGRAALILVLPVVLLQLLVSVVFIQRHFDGVTRLMTDAVTIELRFLVDTVNAAPDLAAARQELARLDAPLEIRTMLPATPLDGDIKPWTDLTGRMVIEQLRQRVPDSLAVSLEDRRRVQMFVETRHGPLGFDFARRRVSASNPHQLLVIMLVTGVLMTAIAYIFLRNQLRPIKRMAAAATDYGKGRVVPFNPTGAVEVRAAGMAFLDMRNRLERQTQSRTMMLSGVSHDLRTPLTRLRLGLSMVDDTEVAPLLRDVDDMQRLVDTFLDFARSDAGDSLEPTVPQDLVQAMLADADRGGQNVQPGLIDGPDEPVAMRPLAIKRALDNLLSNALRYGSNATLGVSVTERAVRFCVEDDGPGIPTERHDDAVSPFVRLDPARNQDKGTGVGLGLSIVADIARTHGGLLRLGESATLGGLKAELVIAR, encoded by the coding sequence ATGTTTGGCTGGCTCAAGAATTACATGCCGCGTGGCCTTTACGGGCGCGCCGCACTGATCCTGGTTTTGCCAGTGGTCCTGTTACAGTTATTGGTATCGGTCGTCTTCATCCAGCGCCATTTTGACGGGGTCACCCGGTTGATGACCGATGCGGTGACAATCGAGCTCCGCTTCCTTGTGGACACGGTCAACGCCGCCCCCGATCTTGCAGCCGCCCGGCAAGAGCTTGCCCGGCTCGACGCACCGCTGGAAATCCGGACCATGTTGCCCGCGACACCGTTGGACGGCGACATCAAACCCTGGACCGACCTGACCGGGCGCATGGTGATTGAACAACTGCGCCAGCGGGTGCCCGACAGCCTTGCTGTATCGCTCGAAGATCGCAGGCGGGTGCAGATGTTTGTCGAGACCCGGCACGGCCCGCTGGGATTTGATTTTGCCCGCCGCCGAGTGTCGGCCTCGAACCCGCATCAGTTGCTGGTCATCATGCTTGTGACCGGGGTTCTGATGACCGCAATCGCCTATATATTCCTGCGCAATCAGTTGCGCCCGATCAAGCGTATGGCCGCAGCCGCAACGGACTACGGCAAGGGGCGCGTTGTTCCCTTCAATCCGACCGGCGCGGTCGAGGTGCGGGCCGCAGGCATGGCGTTTCTGGATATGCGCAACCGGCTGGAACGACAGACCCAAAGCCGCACAATGATGTTATCGGGCGTCAGCCATGACCTGCGCACGCCGCTGACCCGTTTGCGGTTGGGATTGTCGATGGTCGACGACACAGAGGTCGCACCGCTGTTGCGGGATGTGGATGACATGCAACGGCTTGTGGATACGTTTCTGGACTTTGCGCGCAGCGATGCAGGCGACAGTCTGGAACCGACCGTGCCGCAAGACCTTGTGCAGGCAATGCTGGCTGACGCGGACCGTGGCGGGCAAAATGTGCAACCCGGCCTGATCGACGGCCCGGACGAGCCGGTGGCGATGCGCCCGCTGGCGATCAAACGTGCGCTCGACAATCTGCTCAGCAACGCCTTGCGCTACGGCAGTAACGCCACGTTGGGGGTCAGCGTGACCGAACGGGCGGTGCGGTTCTGTGTCGAGGATGACGGCCCCGGCATTCCCACCGAGCGGCATGATGATGCGGTCAGCCCATTCGTGCGGCTTGATCCGGCCCGCAATCAGGACAAGGGGACCGGGGTGGGCCTTGGGCTGTCGATTGTCGCAGATATCGCCCGCACACATGGGGGCCTTTTGCGCCTTGGCGAAAGCGCCACATTGGGCGGGCTGAAGGCAGAGCTTGTGATTGCCCGTTAG
- a CDS encoding GNAT family N-acetyltransferase: MGTSAVTGPVLQTDRLIMRPIGPADIDALVTHCADINVARWMMHMPHPYTYNDATAFVERVAGKAGRVWGITRDGALIGMMGTSGAFGYWLGQVFWGRGYASEAAIAVLDHYFQDPARDAIAASHMVTNKTSARLLQRLGFQDDGPTEITSRASGKTMPGRAVCLTRAAWQGARGDASHRHPQDCVCAECCANCG, from the coding sequence ATGGGAACAAGCGCGGTGACCGGCCCGGTCCTGCAAACAGATCGCTTAATCATGCGCCCCATCGGACCGGCGGATATTGACGCTCTCGTCACTCATTGCGCCGATATCAATGTTGCACGCTGGATGATGCACATGCCGCATCCCTATACGTACAATGATGCTACCGCATTTGTGGAACGGGTGGCAGGCAAGGCCGGGCGGGTTTGGGGGATCACGCGGGATGGGGCGTTGATCGGCATGATGGGCACCAGCGGCGCATTTGGGTACTGGCTTGGTCAGGTGTTCTGGGGACGCGGTTATGCGTCAGAGGCAGCCATTGCCGTGCTGGATCACTATTTTCAGGACCCGGCACGTGACGCTATTGCGGCCAGTCATATGGTTACAAACAAGACCTCTGCACGATTGCTGCAAAGGCTTGGCTTTCAGGATGATGGGCCGACGGAAATCACATCGCGGGCGAGCGGAAAAACCATGCCGGGGCGTGCTGTGTGCCTGACGCGGGCGGCCTGGCAGGGCGCGCGCGGTGATGCATCTCACAGACACCCACAGGATTGTGTCTGCGCAGAGTGTTGCGCAAACTGCGGATAA
- a CDS encoding sugar transferase — protein MKRLTDIALALLLLPLALLLCVPAAIAIRLETPGNPLFLQKRVGRNQRPFTLWKLRSMSKGTKQAGSHEVGTAHVTRMGHIIRRTKIDELPQICNVLLGQMSFVGPRPCLPTQEELIAERAQRGVFDVLPGITGPAQLAGIDMSTPRPLAEADAAYIATRSWTGDLRLIVQTATGGGRGDAAVGLK, from the coding sequence ATGAAACGCCTAACCGATATCGCCCTCGCCCTTTTGCTGCTGCCGCTTGCCCTATTGCTGTGCGTGCCAGCCGCTATCGCCATCCGTTTGGAGACGCCGGGCAATCCGCTGTTTCTTCAAAAACGCGTGGGGCGCAATCAGCGCCCATTTACCCTGTGGAAGCTTCGCAGCATGTCCAAAGGCACAAAGCAGGCCGGCAGCCACGAGGTTGGCACGGCCCATGTCACCCGGATGGGGCATATCATCAGACGCACCAAGATTGATGAACTCCCCCAGATCTGTAACGTCCTGCTGGGCCAGATGAGCTTTGTCGGTCCCCGTCCTTGCCTGCCAACGCAAGAGGAACTGATCGCAGAGCGCGCGCAGCGGGGTGTTTTTGACGTCCTGCCCGGCATCACCGGTCCGGCCCAGCTTGCTGGTATCGACATGTCAACGCCGCGCCCACTGGCCGAGGCCGATGCCGCCTATATCGCGACACGCAGCTGGACGGGTGACTTGCGCCTTATTGTGCAAACAGCGACGGGCGGTGGGCGCGGTGATGCTGCTGTCGGGCTTAAGTAG
- a CDS encoding GNAT family N-acetyltransferase — protein sequence MSDIHTRNLQPSDLDALHQIVSDWQVVRQLGSWPWPPDRDFTASRCKPYAGDGFVWGIFDGQELLGTMGVTEGDLGYCFKPDAWGRGIATKMGRKAVEKAFENPGLTRITASAWHDNPASDRVLEKLSFSLLSEKVQHALARDEPTLCYKYLLTRVHWDGLRSRGEWTIAAAE from the coding sequence GTGTCTGATATCCACACGCGCAACCTTCAGCCCAGCGATCTCGACGCGCTGCATCAGATCGTGAGTGACTGGCAGGTCGTGCGCCAGCTGGGCAGCTGGCCATGGCCGCCTGATCGGGACTTCACCGCAAGTCGGTGCAAACCCTACGCGGGTGACGGATTTGTCTGGGGCATCTTCGACGGGCAGGAGCTTTTGGGCACAATGGGCGTGACCGAAGGCGATCTGGGCTATTGCTTTAAGCCAGATGCATGGGGCAGGGGGATCGCCACAAAGATGGGGCGCAAGGCCGTCGAAAAGGCGTTCGAGAACCCGGGCCTGACCCGGATCACGGCAAGCGCGTGGCATGACAACCCTGCATCCGACCGCGTTCTGGAAAAACTCAGCTTCTCACTGCTTAGCGAGAAGGTGCAACACGCCCTTGCGCGTGACGAACCGACCCTGTGCTACAAGTACCTGTTGACCCGCGTGCACTGGGATGGCTTGAGAAGCCGGGGGGAATGGACTATCGCAGCCGCTGAATAG
- a CDS encoding DUF2059 domain-containing protein: protein MLRHLTAISVAISMAVGAGAAFAQQSHAEKTDALFAVLGLDDILSIMRTEGLAYGETIAADMFPGNGGPQWNAMVSQIYDEQMMFEEVRGALGEELEGDDIDAMLAFFSTPLGEKIIGLEVSARRALLDDAVEAASKDSAAIAMADETDAYLRVKEFVTVNDLIETNVVGALNSNYAFYMGLMDGGAMPESMTPDTALNDIWSQEDQIRADTTEWIYSFLLMAYQPLTADELRAYTKFSQTEAGKDMNAALFVAFNGMFDDISRSLGLAASRFLISQEL from the coding sequence ATGTTAAGACATCTTACCGCCATATCGGTTGCAATTTCGATGGCGGTGGGGGCAGGGGCCGCCTTTGCGCAGCAATCCCACGCCGAAAAGACCGACGCGCTGTTTGCGGTACTTGGGCTGGACGACATTCTGTCGATCATGCGCACCGAAGGGCTGGCCTATGGTGAAACCATTGCAGCCGACATGTTTCCCGGCAATGGCGGGCCGCAATGGAATGCGATGGTCTCGCAAATCTACGACGAGCAGATGATGTTCGAGGAGGTGCGCGGCGCGCTGGGGGAAGAGCTGGAAGGTGATGATATCGACGCCATGCTCGCCTTTTTCAGCACCCCCTTGGGCGAAAAGATCATTGGTCTTGAGGTCAGCGCGCGTCGTGCATTGCTGGATGACGCGGTCGAGGCCGCCAGCAAGGACAGCGCCGCCATCGCCATGGCTGACGAGACGGATGCCTATCTGCGCGTCAAGGAATTCGTGACCGTGAACGATCTGATCGAAACCAATGTGGTTGGGGCGCTGAATTCCAATTACGCATTTTACATGGGTCTGATGGATGGCGGTGCGATGCCCGAAAGCATGACCCCCGACACCGCCCTGAACGATATCTGGAGCCAGGAAGACCAGATCCGTGCAGATACGACCGAATGGATTTATTCGTTTCTGTTGATGGCCTATCAACCGCTGACGGCGGACGAGCTGCGTGCCTACACAAAATTCTCGCAGACAGAGGCAGGCAAGGACATGAATGCGGCGCTCTTCGTGGCTTTCAACGGGATGTTCGACGATATTTCGCGCAGTCTTGGGCTGGCGGCATCACGGTTCTTGATCAGTCAGGAACTGTAG
- a CDS encoding GNAT family N-acetyltransferase, with protein MLRPCRKSDAGLIAMYAADDRVARGTRAMPHPLPPGTVEAMIERASQPDRTEDVWVIDGSAHGHAEALGLISLERMDRAQSEVFYWIAPAFWNTGFATEAVRTLISANPHHADRIFAEVFQDNPGSARVLTNCGFDYLGDAEAFSVARGATVPTWTYTLKTDQ; from the coding sequence ATGCTGCGCCCCTGCCGCAAGTCTGACGCCGGTCTCATTGCGATGTATGCCGCCGACGACCGTGTCGCGCGTGGCACACGCGCGATGCCGCACCCGCTGCCCCCCGGTACTGTCGAGGCGATGATCGAACGTGCCTCGCAACCTGACCGGACAGAGGATGTCTGGGTCATTGACGGATCGGCACATGGCCACGCCGAGGCGCTTGGTCTGATCAGCCTGGAACGCATGGACCGCGCGCAGTCAGAGGTGTTTTACTGGATCGCACCCGCATTCTGGAACACCGGATTCGCAACCGAGGCCGTTCGCACGCTGATCTCGGCCAACCCGCATCACGCAGACCGCATCTTTGCCGAGGTTTTTCAGGACAACCCGGGTTCTGCCCGCGTGTTGACCAATTGCGGCTTTGACTATCTTGGCGATGCAGAGGCATTTTCGGTCGCCCGCGGCGCAACCGTGCCCACATGGACATATACGCTTAAAACAGACCAATGA